A stretch of Haloprofundus halophilus DNA encodes these proteins:
- a CDS encoding ArsR/SmtB family transcription factor — translation MSGLLPSDRDAEREARTPRVLWLDDDDAEQLISSLSSETARSVLTELYERDATASELSDAVDTSLQNVRHHLGNLQDAGLVEVVDTEYSVKGREMNVYAPVDSPLVVCAGQEDDRASVLDSLRKFVGVAALLAVGAVLVQWLFGAAVTVSDAGGPGTAPRVGDSVAGGIAPLLGTLPPGVAFLAGGALVLAAVLVLEVVDR, via the coding sequence ATGTCAGGTCTGCTCCCGTCTGACAGAGACGCAGAGCGGGAGGCTCGAACCCCCCGCGTCCTGTGGCTCGACGACGACGACGCGGAGCAGCTCATCTCGTCGCTCTCCTCGGAGACCGCTCGGTCGGTTCTCACGGAGCTGTACGAGCGCGACGCGACGGCTTCGGAGCTGTCCGACGCCGTCGACACGTCTCTGCAGAACGTCCGGCACCACCTCGGGAACTTACAGGACGCTGGCCTCGTCGAAGTCGTCGACACGGAGTACTCCGTGAAGGGACGCGAGATGAACGTCTACGCGCCCGTCGACAGCCCGCTCGTCGTCTGCGCCGGCCAGGAGGACGACCGCGCGTCGGTGCTCGACTCCTTGCGGAAGTTCGTCGGCGTCGCCGCGTTGTTGGCCGTCGGCGCGGTGCTCGTCCAGTGGCTGTTCGGGGCGGCGGTGACCGTCTCCGACGCCGGCGGGCCGGGGACGGCCCCGCGAGTCGGCGACAGCGTCGCCGGCGGAATCGCCCCGCTTCTCGGGACGCTGCCCCCCGGCGTCGCGTTTCTGGCCGGCGGTGCACTCGTCCTCGCTGCAGTCCTCGTGCTGGAGGTCGTCGATAGGTGA
- a CDS encoding MFS transporter has protein sequence MTRRLFGTLCGLVFFVNLGRTAFAPLVEPLQAAFDVGPAAIGLVTSLVWFGTAVPRIPVGYLLTRVPRHRVVLGTGALLTTAAAFTATATTLLALQVGAFAIGIASGAYFVAAVPLVGELYPDAVGQAVGIHGTASQVAAVVAAPVVVTLLAAGEWRHVFWLLAACTAMLTAVLVVVVRTRETVPSSAGDDRNFREALSHWHVILTGVAMVAVVGFAWQGLFNFYVPYLTATKGFTPTQANTMLTVVFAAGVPAFWFSGRLADRLPHLPYVLGIVAAFGACLGALTLVSDFVPVLVVTATLGYVVHSLFPALDTYMLGALPAENRGSAYAVFSGVALLIESGGSGAVGFLTGADVPFDSVFRLFALALGIELAALLALYAAGRLPSDTRRLDVVTD, from the coding sequence GTGACACGCCGTCTGTTCGGAACGCTCTGCGGGCTCGTCTTTTTCGTCAACCTCGGACGGACGGCGTTCGCTCCGTTAGTCGAACCGTTGCAGGCGGCGTTCGATGTCGGTCCAGCAGCCATCGGACTCGTCACCTCGCTCGTCTGGTTCGGAACCGCCGTCCCCCGGATTCCGGTCGGCTACCTGCTCACGCGCGTCCCCCGTCACCGCGTCGTGTTGGGAACCGGAGCGCTGCTGACGACCGCCGCGGCGTTCACCGCGACGGCGACGACCCTGCTCGCACTCCAGGTCGGCGCGTTCGCCATCGGCATCGCCTCCGGCGCGTACTTCGTCGCCGCGGTTCCGCTCGTCGGCGAACTGTATCCGGACGCCGTCGGGCAGGCCGTCGGTATCCACGGGACGGCGAGTCAGGTCGCCGCCGTCGTCGCCGCCCCCGTCGTCGTAACGCTTCTGGCCGCCGGCGAGTGGCGACACGTGTTCTGGCTACTCGCGGCGTGTACTGCGATGCTCACCGCCGTCCTCGTCGTGGTCGTCCGCACGCGGGAGACGGTCCCCTCGTCGGCCGGGGACGACCGTAACTTCCGCGAAGCGCTGTCGCACTGGCACGTCATCCTCACGGGGGTAGCGATGGTCGCCGTCGTGGGGTTCGCCTGGCAGGGGTTATTCAACTTCTACGTCCCGTATCTCACGGCGACGAAGGGGTTCACCCCGACGCAGGCGAACACGATGCTGACCGTCGTCTTCGCCGCCGGCGTCCCCGCGTTCTGGTTCAGCGGCCGCCTCGCAGACCGTCTGCCGCACCTGCCATACGTTCTCGGCATCGTCGCTGCGTTCGGCGCGTGCTTAGGTGCCCTGACGCTCGTATCCGACTTCGTTCCAGTGTTAGTCGTGACGGCGACGCTCGGGTACGTCGTCCACAGTCTGTTTCCGGCGCTCGACACGTACATGCTCGGCGCGCTCCCGGCGGAGAACCGCGGGAGCGCCTACGCCGTCTTCAGCGGCGTCGCTCTCCTCATCGAGTCGGGCGGGAGCGGTGCGGTCGGGTTCCTCACGGGGGCGGACGTCCCGTTCGACAGCGTGTTCCGACTGTTCGCGCTCGCGCTCGGCATCGAACTCGCGGCACTTCTGGCGCTCTACGCCGCGGGGCGACTCCCGAGCGACACGCGGCGTCTCGACGTCGTGACCGACTGA
- a CDS encoding NAD(P)H-hydrate dehydratase — MITSRRMAAVDENAEALGVPRKQLMESSGNAVAREVRALVDEGALVAIVAGRGNNGGDAFVAARFLQAYDVTVHLLGRSETISTRIARENWEALRNAEYDTEVVSDSTTLDLGEPELVVDGMLGTGVTGELREPEASAARAVNDADATVLAVDVPSGVDADTGEAEGVAVDADRVVTFHDAKPGLDTLDSTVTVADIGIPAAAERFVGPGDLNVVVRDPESHKGDNGDVLVVGGGPFSGAPALSAHAVLRAGADLVNVACPESVADSVRGYSENFIVHGLDGDHLRPDHVDELLGRAESKDAVVLGPGLGGADETLDAVRQFLSAFDGTAVVDADALQVVPEVDTDATLVCTPHQGELQKMGGETADDWEARADLVEEFAADLGQTLLVKGAYDVISDGERTRASRTGNAGMTVGGTGDVLAGVTGALAATQDPFDAACVAAWANGRAGDLAAEERGYGLVATDLPDRLPKAMNRGGEVGEV, encoded by the coding sequence ATGATAACGTCCCGTCGAATGGCGGCCGTCGACGAGAACGCGGAGGCGCTCGGCGTCCCACGGAAACAGCTGATGGAGTCCAGCGGTAACGCCGTCGCCCGCGAAGTTCGCGCCCTCGTCGACGAGGGAGCGTTGGTGGCCATCGTCGCCGGCCGCGGCAACAACGGCGGCGACGCGTTCGTCGCCGCCCGATTTCTGCAGGCGTACGACGTGACGGTCCACCTTCTCGGTCGCTCGGAGACGATTTCGACCCGCATCGCCCGCGAGAACTGGGAGGCGCTGCGGAACGCCGAGTACGACACTGAAGTCGTCTCCGACTCGACGACGCTGGACCTCGGCGAACCGGAGCTGGTCGTCGACGGGATGCTCGGAACCGGCGTCACGGGCGAACTCCGGGAGCCCGAGGCCTCGGCGGCGAGAGCCGTAAACGACGCCGATGCGACGGTGCTCGCCGTCGACGTTCCTTCCGGCGTCGACGCCGACACCGGCGAGGCCGAGGGCGTCGCCGTCGACGCCGACCGCGTGGTGACGTTCCACGACGCGAAACCCGGACTCGACACCCTCGATTCGACCGTCACCGTCGCAGACATCGGGATTCCGGCGGCCGCCGAGCGGTTCGTCGGCCCCGGCGACCTGAACGTCGTCGTCCGCGACCCCGAGAGCCACAAGGGCGACAACGGCGACGTGCTCGTCGTCGGCGGCGGGCCGTTCTCCGGCGCGCCCGCGCTATCGGCGCACGCGGTGCTCCGGGCGGGCGCGGACCTCGTCAACGTCGCGTGTCCCGAGAGCGTCGCCGACTCGGTGCGCGGCTACAGCGAGAACTTCATCGTCCACGGCCTCGACGGCGACCACCTCCGTCCCGACCACGTCGACGAACTGCTCGGCCGCGCCGAGAGCAAAGACGCCGTCGTCCTCGGTCCCGGACTCGGCGGGGCGGACGAGACGCTCGACGCCGTCCGACAGTTCCTCTCGGCGTTCGACGGCACCGCCGTCGTCGACGCCGACGCCTTACAGGTCGTCCCCGAGGTCGACACCGACGCGACGCTCGTCTGTACGCCGCACCAGGGGGAGTTACAGAAGATGGGCGGCGAGACGGCCGACGACTGGGAAGCACGTGCCGACCTGGTCGAGGAGTTCGCAGCCGACCTCGGGCAGACGCTTCTGGTGAAGGGAGCGTACGACGTGATATCCGACGGTGAGCGGACGAGAGCCAGTCGAACCGGCAACGCCGGGATGACCGTCGGTGGGACCGGGGACGTGCTCGCCGGGGTGACGGGCGCGCTCGCGGCGACCCAGGACCCGTTCGACGCCGCGTGCGTCGCCGCGTGGGCCAACGGTCGCGCCGGTGACCTCGCCGCCGAAGAGCGCGGCTACGGCCTCGTCGCGACGGACCTCCCCGACCGCCTACCGAAAGCGATGAACCGCGGCGGCGAGGTTGGAGAGGTATGA
- the moaC gene encoding cyclic pyranopterin monophosphate synthase MoaC has translation MTEKGRPTGPADHSDPAEAAGDADADPADHSNPDEDDPEAETYRTSSRSELTHTDEGGNVQMVDVGAKPDTARRAEARGVIRLSESTIDAIGGDEIEKGDVLATARVGAVQAVKHTWETIPMCHQIPITNVDTEFDVRDDRVVLTVGVETTGKTGCEMEALEGVTTGLNVVWDMVKAAEKDDDGQYPDTSIRDVEVVTKEKQTLETPDQ, from the coding sequence ATGACCGAGAAAGGACGACCGACCGGGCCCGCCGACCACAGCGACCCGGCCGAGGCCGCCGGCGACGCAGACGCCGACCCTGCGGACCACAGCAACCCCGATGAAGACGACCCCGAAGCCGAGACGTACCGAACGAGCAGCCGCTCCGAACTGACTCACACCGACGAAGGAGGCAACGTCCAGATGGTCGACGTCGGCGCGAAACCGGACACCGCTCGGCGCGCCGAAGCGCGAGGAGTGATTCGACTGAGCGAATCGACTATCGACGCGATCGGCGGCGACGAAATCGAGAAAGGCGACGTGCTGGCGACCGCCCGCGTCGGCGCGGTGCAGGCTGTCAAACACACCTGGGAGACGATTCCGATGTGCCACCAGATTCCCATCACGAACGTCGACACCGAGTTCGACGTGCGCGACGACCGGGTGGTGTTGACCGTCGGCGTCGAAACCACCGGCAAGACCGGCTGCGAGATGGAGGCGCTCGAAGGCGTCACCACCGGCCTGAACGTCGTCTGGGACATGGTGAAAGCCGCCGAGAAGGACGACGACGGGCAGTATCCCGACACCTCGATTCGTGACGTCGAAGTCGTTACGAAGGAGAAGCAGACGCTGGAGACACCAGACCAGTAG